The Vicia villosa cultivar HV-30 ecotype Madison, WI unplaced genomic scaffold, Vvil1.0 ctg.001128F_1_1_3, whole genome shotgun sequence genome includes the window CtctctaatattttatttatatagccTTTCTGAGACAATCCCAATAGTCCTTGTGATCTATTACGGAATATTTATATTCCTATCACATATGATGCCTCACCCATATcctttatttcaaatttattggAGAGAAACTTCTTTACATCATGTAACAAAGCAAAATCATTGGCAGCAAGtaagatatcatcaacatataaaactaaaattatgaATTTGCTCCCACTgaccttcatatagatacatcgATTTACGGTGTTCTCTACAAAACCATATGACAAAATAGTATTGTTGAATTTAAGATACCATTGTCTGGAAGCTTGCTTTAGTCCGTATATTGACTTCTTTAATTTACACACTTGTTCCTCTAAGTCACCATTTAGAAAGGCGGCCTTCACATCCATTTGGTGAAGCTCCAAGTCATAATGAGCCACCAAAGCCAAAACAATTCTCAAAGAGTCTTTCTTTGAAACAGGAGAAAAGGTTTCTTTGTAATCAACACCATCTTTTTGAGTGAAACCTTTGGCGACAAGTCTAGCTTtatatctttcaatatttcctttCGAGTCCTTTTTGGTCTTAAAGACCCATTTACAACCAACTATTTTTGAAGCTTTAGGCAACTCAACTAGATCCCATACATTATTGTCACCCATTGATTTCAACTCTTCTTTCATAGCATTGAGCCAATTTTCAGAATTGTCACTTTCCATGGCTTGTTTAAATGAGACTGGATCATCATTAATGCTCAAGTCACATTCATGTTCAAGTGAATAAATAACATAATCATTTGAAATAACTGGTCTTCTTTGCCTTTCAGACCTTCTTACTGCTATTTCTTGTGTTTATTCAATCACTTGTTCTTGCTCATTAGTGACTTGTACATTGTCAACCGGTTCATCAACTATATGTTCATTTTGTGGGTTTTGAATATTAATTTGTTGTCTATGTATGTTGTATGACAGTACCACAACCACAGGGAGAACAACCTGAGAAGATTCTTTAGGTGAAAAGGGTTCTCCACGAGTCTCCATAATATCTACTTTACGTGATTTCTCACTCCCACTGAACTGGCCATTTTCAATAAACCGAGCATTACCAGACTCAATTATTCTCGTACTATGATCAGGACAATAAAATCTACACCCTTTTGATTTTTCAGGATACCCAATGAAAAAACCACTAATGGTTCTTGCATCAAGCTTCTTTTCATGTGGATTACACACCCTTACTTCAGCTTGAAATCCCCAAATATGAAGATGCCTTAAACTAGGTTTCCTTCCCGTCCATAGTTCATAAAGAGTCTTAGGAACTTCCTTGCTAGGAATCCTATTAATCAAATACGCAGCGGTCCTTAATGCGTAGGTCCACAATGATAATGGTACATTACTACAATTTAACATTGACCTAACCATATTCATGAGAGTATGATTCCGCTTTTcagccacaccattttgttgtggtgtgccAGACATAGTATATTGTGCACATATGCCCGACTTTCGAggaactttgcaaatgggcctggACATTGTCCTTTCTCATTATATTTTCCATAATACTCACCACCTTTATCAGACCTCACTATCTTTACTTTTCTATCTAATTGCCTTTCCACCTCATCAATGAATACTTTTAGCATGTCCACTGATTGAGATTTTTCATGCAATAAATACAAGTAACAATAACGTGATAAgtcatcaataaaagtgataaaatgCTTTTCGCCTCCCCAAGAAGGGACATCGAAGGGACCACAAATATCATTGTGTATCAATTTAAGGAGTTCACTGCTTCTTGTAGACGAATTTTTAGAtatttgtttagaatgttttCCTTTAATGCAATCCAAACATATATTCCAGTCACCAAAATCCAATTGAGGTAATATTTCACCTTTCGTTAACCTCGTTACTCTTTCTTTAGATATGTGACCTAATCTTTGATGCCACAAATAAGCAGAACTCTCATATTTGTACTTCTCTTACTACCATCAAGATTATCATCAAGATTAAAACGATATAAACCATCAACTAAAATACCAGAAACATAATTGTATGAATctttaaacaaagtaaatacacCGTTTCCAATCTTAAATTGAAATTCAATCCATCTAACTTTGCAACAGAAACTAAATTCCTAGCACATCCAAGTACATAAAGACAACTTTTCAGAtctatatgatatccagtatccAAGACCAATCTATAGGTCCTTATTCCCTCTATTCGTGCCTTCATTCTATTTACCATATAAAGAAACTTTTCACTTCCTTTTATGGTTTGGATCGAAAGGAATCCCTGCATAATATGTGACACATGAGTAGTCGCACCCGAATCAAGCCACCAAGTATTATTTGGTACTTCAATAAGATTTGATTCGAAATTTATGGAAACATAAAACATACCTTTCTTTTCGAACCACATCTTCCTTTTAGgacaatccttcttgaagtgTCCGTTCTCCTTACAGAAATAACACTTCTTTTCCTTTTGGACTCCACCCTCATTAACCTTTAAAGGAGCTTTCCCTTTTTCTTGTCCTTCTTGTCGGGCTTGACCTTACTGCAACTGGCTCCATCGTGAGTCGTGAGATGAACAGAATGATCCTTCATCTTCTTTAGCCTCCCTTCTTCTTGAACCAACGTAGCTTTAATTTCTTGAAAGTTCCATTTTTCTTTGATGGTGTTGTAGTTCACCTGGAACTGTCCAAACTCAAGAGGAAGCGAGTTAATGATAAACTGTACAAGAAAAGATTCATTCACATTATCTTTAAACATGTATCTAAATTCACCTTTGGGTGATGCATAAATacatttcaataaaataaaaagatgctAAATGAAAAATTAGTCAAACTCAAAATAACATGCATGTCTATCTTTGGATATACAAGCAACGAGTAAATAAATACTTTAATTTCACTAACTATAAGTCATGATCCATCTTTGGACGATCTATATAtgtcttataataattataatttaacataAATATGTTATTCATATAGCATCAAATCAAAATTCATTTTCATAATTTAGAATCGTAAACTTTAACGAATTCGATCACTTTAGTGATTAACAAATTCTCAATATAACAATTCTAAAGTAATTAGTTATAtatgatataaaaaaatattataatttatgcaCAGGAAGCAACAGCAacttaaaaaaatcattaaaaaaagattATATATACATAGTTTCTATGTATATGTTTATGGATATATAAAGTGCTAGGCCTGGTTACTGTATGAGcataaaagagaataaaaaaaatgtaaagtTTCTATGTACTATCATTGCAATGCCGACACAATACCGTTAACATTTATAATAATACACACAGATTCAATTCTATATATTTTCTGGTAGAACTTTTTGCTTTCATAGCTTCATTTTTCTGGTTTTATTGTAGTATTCTGGTTTTCAGGGCTTCATGACCATGTTTTAATGGGTTTCACTTTAATGGTTTTTGTTTAAATGGTTTCATTGTTCTTTTGCTGCTGAATATGACTTGTGGAACCCATTTGTAGCATTGAGATTTTCTTATTTGTTTGTTTCTTCACTTGGTTTGTTAGGATTGCAATGGTTGGGAAAAGGATTGCAATGTCTACGCTAATGACAGTCTGCACATTCATAAAACAGAAGCATGATAGTAAGTAAATAAACATAGGATTGCAATTGTTACTGTGATTGCTATTTTAGAAACATTATCTTGACTTTTCTTTTGCTCTCTTAGGTGATCAACTTGCTTTCTTTGGAATTTTTTATCGCAGGTGGTTGTGGTGCTTATGTAGTTTTAATATCTAAATATGATCCTTTACATGATAGAGTCGACGATTTTACCACTAGCTCTTGTCTCACACTACTCTGTAGCATACATGGATGTTCAATAACAACAGGTGAAAGCATTGGAAATAACAAACGCAAATTTATTGTTTGAGATTTATTTTTTGAGAACCTGATTGCTATAGTGCTTCTAAAAAATATAATGAATCTGATTGCTATAGTGTTTCTACAAATGTGAATCTGATTTGCATGGCCAGTGGTCTTTGAGTTTCAAATGATGTTGGCTCCACTACTTTGCCCAACTATGAGATCTTTAGTTGTCGATCTTGTGGAAAATCATGAGGCTGGTAATTAGTCCAACAAAAAGCCATCCAAAATATTAATGTTCTATGAAGGTTCTCTGCGGCGTTTCAGATGCACGGTAGTTTACTCGGGTACTTTTGAACTTTTTCTTACATGTTCTTTTTGTTCTATTTCTTTTTGAACTTTCTCAATATTCTAAAAGCTGAGATAAGGCTCCTTCTCATCAGTGGACAAATCAATGTATGCTACTTGTGCTCAATATTGATATTTTTCACTGTAATGACTTTTTTCTGATTGATTTTTAGGAAGATCATGCGGATTATATCAAACTCCTTTCATTCCTTAAGCCAGGACATGATGAGTTACATTTCTCATCTACAAGCATCTCCAatttgaagagtcaattggaacaACATACTGCACTTAAGTGCAGTTCTGACTCCAGCAGGTTAATAGAGTATTGGGTTCCTATGCAGCTTTCTAGTTTGCAGCTTGAGCAGTATTCCTCAATGTTGCTTTCAAACTCATTGCCATTATACTCAGGCCAAAAGTCTAATTCTGTTGATGCCCTCTGTGACCTTATCATCTCAACAAGGAAGGTAGACATGATAAGAAACATAGAAGCTGGAACTTCGAATTTCACACAATGACTATCCACTTTTAGTTGAAGTGTATTTTAGTCATAGCTTATTTACTATACTTTTTTATGAGCATGATATATATTTTGCCAAATTAGTTGTAGATGTTGTAATAAGACTAAAAGAAAACAATGACATCCTTACTTATACATTGTCCAGTTTTATAGATTTAGCAAATAGTTATAAAGTGTTGGTTTTTTCCATTGCTTCGTTTGTTGATAGTTATAAACAATAGATATGATTTATAAACAATAGATATGATTTATACATTTTCCAGTTTTATGGAAGATACTAAGTACATGTTTGGATTGGCTTCTACAAGCTCCAAAAGCATTTCTAGCCCACTTCAACTTGAAAATTGGTTATTTTTCTTGTTTGGATActtttccaaaatcaattctcctcctccaaaagcaattctactagaagctacaattcctagcttttgagtttagtagaatcaattctatatttattatatattatttattaaagtgttccctctttaattttcatcaattactttttttctttttgatttgtaTTAGAATCTATTACCATTTTGGTAATtatacaattcaaaatcaattttgctaaaactatccaaacaacattaattgataacaatcacttctatatcattgtatccaaacataaatcaattcttctAAACTCAATTCTATTGAAATCAATTCTATCAAACTCAATTCTCCCAGAATCAATTTtgtccaccgccaatccaaacacaccttAAAGAAATCTCAGGCATAAGTCGTGTCAAGTGATGTGCATATTGTGGCGGGCTTGGGCATCGTAACCGCGATTGTCCTAAATTAGAACATCAGAAGAGTGTGGCAATTGCGAATAATAGAAAGGATTATTTTGGATTTGGAGGTTACAGAGGGGAAATTTGAAAGGCATTGGTCCTTTGTTTACTAATTTATCTTATAATACTACTGGCTTATATATGCGGATTTTAAATTATATACCATGAAATCTAACGATCTTCCTTCCTGACATACTGGTGTTTATGGTATGTACCAATTTTCTTTGAATACTACTGGGCTATGTATGATAGATTTGTAACCTTCAAATTTCTGTCATGAAGTTTAGTGAATTTCATTACCTGTA containing:
- the LOC131633485 gene encoding uncharacterized protein LOC131633485, with amino-acid sequence MFYEGSLRRFRCTEDHADYIKLLSFLKPGHDELHFSSTSISNLKSQLEQHTALKCSSDSSRLIEYWVPMQLSSLQLEQYSSMLLSNSLPLYSGQKSNSVDALCDLIISTRKVDMIRNIEAGTSNFTQ